The following proteins are encoded in a genomic region of Cryptomeria japonica chromosome 11, Sugi_1.0, whole genome shotgun sequence:
- the LOC131061256 gene encoding purple acid phosphatase 22, with product MGILNLFCFCLLVMAANASVADKNPQQVHISLVGSDHVRVSWITKDRNLPSVVEYGTSSTGEYTSSAIGESTSYKYFCYQSGAIHHVVIGPLNPNTLYYYRCGGYGPQYNLKTPPSKFPLVFAIVGDLGRTKHTKQTLERIKEMKHDVFILPGDLSYADRLQNVWDSFGKMVEPLASTRPWMVTQGNHEVEIIPILMKHPFRAYNARWRMPYEQSGSISNLFYSFEVTGVHVLMLGYYTKFVKDSEQYNWLQEDIKRIDRVRTPWVIAVMHVPWYSTNKAHEGEGEKMRKALEELLYAARVDMVFAGHVHAYERFSRVYDNKSDACGSIHFTVGGGGTSEGLALKFKEPKSELSEYREATYGHGELHIYNATHAHWSWHRNADESSVEVDPVWIQSLSTSTRCATTHFQPLKESVNNIFLNGQCNAL from the exons ATGGGTATTCTAAATCTGTTCTGTTTCTGTCTTTTGGTAATGGCAGCAAACGCATCTGTTGCAGACAAGAATCCACAGCAG GTTCACATATCTCTGGTAGGAAGTGATCATGTGAGAGTGTCATGGATTACAAAGGACAGAAACTTGCCCTCCGTGGTGGAATATGGAACATCATCTACAGGGGAATATACTTCCTCTGCCATTGGTGAGAGCACGTCATATAAGTATTTCTGTTATCAATCTGGTGCCATTCACCATGTTGTCATTGGACCCCTCAATCCAAACACACTGTATTATTACCGTTGTGGAGGATATGGGCCTCAATATAATCTCAAGACCCCTCCCTCAAAGTTCCCTCTAGTTTTTGCAATCGTAG GTGATCTGGGgagaacaaaacacacaaaacagaCATTGGAACGCATTAAAGAGATGAAGCATGATGTTTTTATTTTGCCCGGAGATCTATCCTACGCAGACAGGTTGCAGAATGTGTGGGACTCTTTCGGTAAGATGGTGGAGCCTCTTGCGAGCACCAGGCCATGGATGGTGACCCAAGGAAATCATGAAGTAGAGATCATTCCAATTCTTATGAAACACCCTTTCAGAGCATACAATGCAAGATGGAGAATGCCCTACGAGCAAAGTGGTTCGATCTCAAATCTTTTCTATTCTTTTGAAGTTACAGGAGTCCATGTACTCATGTTGGGCTACTACACAAAGTTTGTGAAGGATTCAGAGCAATACAATTGGCTGCAGGAGGATATTAAAAGGATTGACAGAGTGAGAACGCCATGGGTGATAGCAGTGATGCATGTACCATGGTACAGTACAAACAAAGCCCACGAGGGGGAGGGAGAAAAGATGAGAAAAGCATTGGAAGAATTACTTTATGCTGCGAGAGTTGACATGGTTTTTGCAGGTCACGTACACGCCTACGAACGTTTT AGTCGAGTGTATGACAACAAGAGTGATGCGTGTGGATCCATTCACTTTACTGTAGGAGGTGGAGGCACCAGCGAAGGGCTTGCTCTCAA ATTTAAGGAGCCAAAATCTGAGTTAAGTGAATATAGAGAAGCGACCTATGGGCATGGGGAACTTCACATATACAATGCAACTCATGCACATTGGTCCTGGCATCGCAATGCAGATGAGAGTTCGGTTGAAGTGGACCCAGTTTGGATTCAGAGTCTCTCAACTTCGACAAGGTGTGCAACTACCCATTTTCAGCCATTAAAAGAAAGTGTAAATAATATTTTTCTCAACGGACAATGCAATGCGTTGTAA